Part of the Micropterus dolomieu isolate WLL.071019.BEF.003 ecotype Adirondacks linkage group LG17, ASM2129224v1, whole genome shotgun sequence genome is shown below.
AAATGCTGGGAGATATGGAGCAAGCGGTAGCTCAAAACAGAAGTGTCAGAGGAGTGAAAGGTCCATCACCACTCATAAACATGCCTTNNNNNNNNNNNNNNNNNNNNNNNNNNNNNNNNNNNNNNNNNNNNNNNNNNNNNNNNNNNNNNNNNNNNNNNNNNNNNNNNNNNNNNNNNNNNNNNNNNNNTCAAGAACGGGGTTGATTAAACTTAAACACATCTGTAAAACACAGCCCTTTTTACACAGTCACAGTATTGTACCCTTCAGTAGGAGGATTTTTACAGGACTGTAGTATTGGGCTGCAGTTGTACAAAGTAATCTGGCAACTGAGAATATGTCACAATTTTTATTAGTGCCACAACCCCAAAACCCTAGTCCGCAAACGAATGGTTAATTTAAACTAACTAGTTCAGTTTGTTCAGGCAGTGGGAGGATTAGAGGACATTTCCAACAACGTTTCCTTATCAGTGAGTTTTTTTTAAGGGGTGTGTGAGTCTCAGCTTTTAGTAActtaattattgtttaaattcaACATCCTGTTATTCATGAATATGTCAATATGTTAATCATGAtgtcaatgttgttttttattttaagaatgTCAAAACGCAAGTACAAATTGAACCTAACAGCACAATTAAATTACCCCATGCAAGACTAAAAAGAGGACATAATGTAAGTAATTCCATGAgaaataattattgtaatgtgtAGGATAATAATTATTCAAAGGATTAATAACTTTAGTCTTTTACCTGATGATCTGCTTTAAAGATGGTAGATggttaaaattgttttattttttcaggcattgctcttcacagatgactGCAGATTTGATCTTGATCAAGGAGGATCACACACTGCAGATGTTGAGGTGAGAATTCCTGTATGTTTTCATATCGCAATGTATAtcgcagaaaagaaaatattgcaGTGTCATTTTCCAAAATTGTGCATCTCTAATTGTGTTTATGCCATCTTTTCTTCATATTGTGCAGACCATGTCTACATCTGGCCACTTGAAGCTTACACAGCAATCTGATCCAGATCACACGGCTGATCAGGTGAGCTCTACAACCAAACTGTGGGTGCGAGGTTGTCGGATGctgccaaaatgtttttctaaattaaaCTTCTGTGTATTTAGGCCTTGCCCCATGCAGAATACAGCAGAGAAGAAGATGGTGCTTCTGGATCAGATTCACACACTGCAGATGTTGAGGTGAGAGAGTaattttttcttaaaatttATTGTAAGTGGTCATTTTCCACTGGGCCTTAATACATTTGATACTGTTTCTTTGCTCCGTGATTGTGCCATCTCTTCTTTATCCTGTGCAGACCATGTCTCCATCTGGCCATCTTTATCTTCAATTGGATCCAGATGACACAATGGTGAGCTCTTCTACCAACCTCATCTGAGGGTTGTTTAAAAAAGATTGTCTGTTAAGCCAGCTTAATTTCAAATTCTACTTTATAAAGTAGGTTGAGTGACCATAGATTCCATGGAAAAGTACTGTTTGGACTAGTCTAATCCTGGTCAAGCTAGTTTTGAGGCTTAGCTTCACCTCAGACTCATCCAGTGCAACAATCTACCAGCAGTCCAGCCTGTATGACTCTCCATATTCCAAGTTCTTCCTAGTGAAGAGCTCTGTGGATCAAATCATACAAGTtgcaaggatttgaaattaagcaGAATTGAGACTGAGGTTTGCCCATGAACATTTGAAAGGTAAAGATGAGTTTAGGAAGTATGTGCTTTGGTCAGATGAGACTAAACTGGAAGTGTTTGGCCACATGGATGTTGCTTATGTTTAGCAAAGAAACCCTAAGAACCCAGTCCACAGTTCAACATGGTGGTGggagcatcatgctgtggggctGTTTTGCAGCCTCAGGCCTTGGGCAGGTGTATGGCATCATGAAGGAAGAAAATTATGTTGAAATTTTGAGGAATAATATGCAGAAATCTGCTCGTAGTCTATTCTTAGGTTGTCGCTGGGTCTTCCACTGGGGAGGAGCCCCCTGAGGGTTACGGAATTAGTTGGTTCGTCTTGGATATAGCAGTTAGGAGGAAGTGTTCCTGTTGGTGGTTGGTGGAGTAGCCAAAACCTTactttacaaaaacaagtgctcaaatagaaaaaaagtaaaaagaagagaaaaaagcagTCATCAAAATAACTAAGAGTACAAAAGCAAAAGTATTTAATAGGAATAAGTATTTTCTTGTTGCCTCTgatattaaattgttttgtcaaacaaatcaaattaggaGAGAATTCTGGgatgttttataatttaaaaacaggTGTGTTCTCTTCATCACTTTTATCATCTGTGGTTGAAACATCGCATCAGTCACATctagtgaaataaaaagtagttatatttaaatgtcAAGATGTTGGCGCGATGAATTGTAGTTGTATTGATGTCTAGCAGTTTGGCAGCTTTACGGAGTCATTTCACCAGTTGAGGGATCGGCCAGGCTGACAACGTGCGCTGACTGTGGCCGAGGCCGGTTCTTTGGTATGGTTTTCTACATATCAACGCTAGAAGTTTATTACCCAAACTGGATTTATTGAAAACGTGGTTCATGTCTGCTAATCCAGATTTTGGCTTAAACCCTCTGTCCCTGATGATGTTATAGGTGTTGGTGGTGCAGCTATTTATGTAGCCTATCTCAAAAATATCGTCTGTTTTACTTTCAAAGTCAATCCCAAGTCCGTTTAAACTTATAGCCTTAGACATCAAGGTTGCAAATGCTCCATTTACAATTGGTTGCTATAGGCAGATttggaaattgttttttttggtgatTTAAATTAGAATAGGCTCATAAACATGCCTCTTTCAAAAAGCTCAGAATAAAGAACAGAGATAATCCTTGGTTTTCTCGGGAACTAGCCCAGTTAATTCAATCAAGAATTAAACAATGGTCCCTTGCAAGGAGGACCAAAAGTAATGTAGACTGGCAAGGCTTCAGAACTTTGAGAAATCAATGTACTTCTGCCGTTAGGACCTCTAAATCAAATTATTACCTTACCTCAACTAATGGAAAACAATCCAAGTATTACAGAATAAAAAGCCATCAGACTTTCCCCAgcaattatataataatattggAAATGTAACTATCACAGATACAAGTGATATATTAAATGCCTTCAACAGTCTTTTTGAGAAGGCAGGTCATTTATTTGATCAGCAGCTTCCATCAATTTCAGTTGATCCATCAACATGTTTTTTGCTACCTAGTACCTCTGCGTTCTCATTTGATTTTGAAGCCCTACAAGTTCAAGATGTTCTGCTGTCACTGAATTCAATAGACCCCAAAAAGGCGCCTGGACCTGATGGTCTTGATCCCTTTCTGTTAAAGGTAGCTGCACCGGTCATAGCTGAGCCTattattcacatttttaacatGTCTATTAGTTTAAACCAGGTTCTAGCAAGCTTACATTACAGCCCAATTCAACGCTGGCGATTGATATGACATGAACAATTTTAGGCCAATTTCTAATCTCCCTGTTCTTTCAAAAATACTGGAATCAACTTAAATATTTGCACTCGCATAACATTTTACATGAAATGCAATCCGGTTTCCGGTCAGGGCACAGTCCAGTAACCGCCACTTTAAAAGTTATGGATGACTTCAAAGAGGCTATAGATAAAAAATATACCTATGTTTCTCTGTTCATAGACCTCACAAAGGCGTTTGATACTGTGGATCATCCATTACTTGTTAATACCCTGGTGAGAGCTGGCATGCAATGAGATCAAATGGTTCCATAGCTACTTGACCAATCATTCACAAATGGTCAAACATGGCAATGACATGTCAAACCCACTCCTTGTTACGAAAGGTGTTACACAAGGTTCAGTTTTGGGACCCTTGCTTTTCCTAGTTTACATTAATTACATTTCTGAAAAGTTTAGATTTTGTTAGTATcatctgtatgcagatgacacagttcTGTACTCTTGCGCCCCCACAGCTGAGTTGgccttttcaaatgtgcagGCAGATTTTGAAATCCTGCAACATGCTCTATTAGATTTGAAGCTGCTGGTAACCCCACATAAAACTAAAGTTATGGTTTTTGCCAGCGGGCGAACAAAGCTACCACCCCTCTCCATCACGACCCTGGATGGAGTCTGGATCCAGTCTGTTGACAATTATGAATATCTGTGAATCTGGTTGGACTAAAACCTAAATTTTAAATACCATGTTGATGATCATGCAAAGCAATTAAAATTCACATTGGGTTTTCTGGACAGGCTAAAGTACTGTTTCTCCATGGCTTCACAAAAACGCTAACTAGCTAGTTGTAGGACACATCATTGTATAACCTACTGTACAGATTGATAAGGTTTGTCATCTCTTCACTTGCGCAGGCTTGAGCGTTggtatattttaatttacaagATGACTTCCAAATTATTGAAACAGGacttttttaacttttcaaaGCCGTCATAATCTCAGGTCACATAACTGGCTACAGTTCAAAGTGCCTGCTATCAGAACAGAGGCTGGAAAGCTAAGCCTGTTCTACTATGGCTCCTGGTCTTGGAATGATGTGCAGACCAAGCTCAAACTTCAATCCCTCATCTCTCTAAATGATTTTAAACAATAAAGGAGGTGGTCACTGCTAACTGCAGCTGCTTTGCCAAATCTAATACTGTTGTTTCTGTGAACAGTAGGTCTACTATGTAGGGTATTATGTAATacctaaatgtttgtgttgttgttgtacaaaTGTTGTCGTGGAGActtgttttgctgtgttttctgttgtacCTAATGATGTTGTTGTAATTGGTTTCTTATTATTGCTTGGTTATCTGTTTGATGCAGCTATCTGACCCTGTCTTGATTTGATCTCACTTGTAAAAGAGGCTTTAACCTCAACGTAACTTTcctagttaaataaaggttaagaaGAAGATAATTTGGTGTCTCTTCTTCAGGTTTCACCAGTGAGCGTGACTACATGCAGACTGTTCTACTGTTAGCGTCCATTAAGGCAGAAAGCAGGTGGAGTTTTTAAGCATGATGAACCGTGTGtagctatttattattaaacatattgGCATTAACTCAACAGTCACTCTGTCATCTCAGTGTAGCTTACTGACTTCACAACTAAGGATGTCCCCCCGTCCCTTAAAATCGCCTACGGAATCGTCCCGTATTTGAGGACTTTATAGCGCATCCGGTTTTTCCCGTATTTCTGAGTTGTCTTTAATTCAGCATCCCATGCAAATCATCCCACCATTTTCTACCCCTGACTGAGTAATCCTCACTGCCATGGTTGGTTTCATTTATACCATCAGGTTCAGGGCCAGTCTGAGTCAGATAGGGGCGGATCTGAGTCGAGTTGAAACAACCGCGGTTGCAGCAGCTCCAGAACACAACCGCATCCGCAAAAGTCCCGACGAGGACGAGAGTGGGAGAAATCTAATAACTTACTTGATGAGTGTCAAACAAACGTTAGTTTGTCGGCCAGTGTTCTGTGAGCTGAACGGTGGCTGCCGGACTGTGGCAGTGATTTAATAAAACGTTGCCTACTCCGTATTTGTATTGTAATGGAAATTTGTCTcttagtgagtcttctgaaataaagagtccaatccagacgtcttttaagggttttattctttgccaagggtcagacaaacatacagagtgcaaacagtctgcagagtgtaagacaaagagccagtgaagaaacaggtgactttatactgtcTACATGTTACCGCTGGGCAACATTCTAAGAAGACATGGGGTATCTTTTCACTGTTATGCAGACGACACCCAAATGTACGTTCCAATCAAGAGAAATGATCCCTCTGCCCTTTCATCATTCTTAGGTTGTCTAGATGAAGTAAAATTTTGGCTGGACcaaaattttttgtttttaaatgaaaccaaaacagagatCATTGTTTTCGGGCCCACTGTTAATCCCCAGGCTGCCACCCTCGACCTAGGCAGACTAGCGGCGTTTAGATCCTCAAGTGTTCGGAACCTGGGCGTTCTACTGGATGAGTCTTTAAATTTTGATAAACAAATCTCCTCGGTAATAAGCTCTAGTTTTTATCACCTACGTCTCTTGTCAAAAGNNNNNNNNNNNNNNNNNNNNAGGTAAAGATGAGTTTAGGAAGTATGTGCTTTGGTCAGATGAGACTAAACTGGAAGTGTTTGGCCACATGGATGTTGCTTATGTTTAGCAAAGAAACCCTAAGAACCCAGTCCACAGTTCAACATGGTGGTGggagcatcatgctgtggggctGTTTTGCTGCCTCAGGCCTTGGGCAGGTGTATGGCATCATGAAGGAAGAAAATTATGTTTGAGGAATAATATGCAGAAATCTGCTCGTAGTCTATTCTTAGGTTGTCGCTGGGTCTTCCACTGGGGCTAATAATTTTGGCCTCAACTGTAGGTCAAAAACTTCACCAGGTATTGCGGCGCCCAGAGCTATGTGcttgcaccataaactgtataaaaaagttttaacagccgctcaccttcggctgcggTCAAGTTTTTTATCAAGTTTGAGTTAGTCTGTCATATGAAAAAGTTAAATCCTAGTTCAGTTTCTTCAAGTTTAAGTAGACGTTTTGGCTTTGTTCAATAATCGTCACTTATTATCTACTCCCTACACCCTATCTAGGGAGTTCTATGTAGAAAACTGTATTTTAAGCTCACCGGTAAAATGAAAACAGGGCTTATCCTCTAGGCACCATTAATTAAGTCATTGCTGTCGTACAATTAAAATGaccaatttttttatatattggtGCAATGTGTGATAGTATATAGGCTATGGATTAGTTATTGGTCATTCAGCTGTCTGTAAACAgagcgagtgagagagaataagcatgtgtattttacattacacataatctgcctcAATGACTTTTTTCAAATGTATgttattcacatctagtttatccctttaccagcactcgttaattctaaccaaagctacaagaaaccatttaaccacCATCGGTATAAATCATCCCGTCTATGATGCAGtgacctgctgttgaatgcatttaATACTACAGGACTGTCTACGACAAGGACTTGCAACTTCAAGATCTCATTTTACTATAACTACAACATTACACATTCACTTTCACAAGAGGAACTAGATAAATGTGTTTGGCAGGAAGCcgtggtttaatcatttctgacacaccAACTGTAACTActgatatatttagaataagttAAACACTAGAAATCCAATTAACTCGGCCGATAAATCGGTTACGCTCTATCTGGGATAGTCCACTTAGTTCACTTGGTGTATGTTTTGTTGaaattgttttctaaatgtctctttgtgctttcaGATACTACCTTTTGCTGTCAAcgggagagaaaatgaaagtgaaGTCAGACCAGGTTCAAGCTGCACAAATCACAAGGTCAGGGCAGGGCACAACCATTACTGTGACACTGGTCAGTCATAAGTTTTACTGTCATTGTATGTAGACATACACTCATGAATGTGTTTTCTTGTCATTTTGTAGCCCATGTCTTCATCTGATCACCTTCTGCTTACATCTGAGCTGCAGTCAAGTGAGATGGCCCAGCAGTTTGATTGTGATTCATCATctgaaagcagtgtttctggAGTTGATTCAGAAATTCCAGATCTCCCAGAAGATGATCCATTCAGAGGTTTTGACACAGACATGGATTTGGTACTAATGTCAGCAGGTACAACGACAGAGGCTGAGGCACTGCTCATGGTGATGAGTCATGCAGCAAGGCATAATATAACAGGAACACAACTTGATGATTTGTTAAAGCTCATAAATACTCTGTTTGGCAAAGAGGTAATACCCAGATCAAAATATCTGTTCAATAAGGTCTTTAAAAACAACTCAGACATAGTGGAGTTCCACTTCCACTGCAAAACCTGTAAAGTATACATTGGCACACAAAAAGACATGAACAGTGCAAGCTTTTTTATCAACATACCAGTTGCACCTCAAATCCAGACAATGCTTGAAAATCCTCAGATTCAAAACAGCATGAGCTACAGACACCAAAGGCCACAGAATGAACACATCATCTCTGACATATATGATGGTGAAAAGTATCAAAACTTGTCAAAACCAGGTGGAATTTTGTCAGATCCAAACAATTTGTCattcaatttcaattctgatGGCTCACCTGTGTACAAGTCTTCCAAATTTTCAATATGGCCCATACAGCTACATTTAAACGACCTCCCTTCCAGAATGTAGTGCTTGCAGGTCTTTGGTTTGGTGCTCAAGAGCCAGTTATGCCCATTTTTCTCGGACCCTTTGTTGAACAGGCCAAAACACCGGCATCCAAAGGTGTCTCTTGGAGAAAAAATGGAACATGTGTGTACAGCAAAATTGTTGGTTTATGTTGTTGTGTAGACTCAAAGGCAAGACCAGCCATGCAAAACACCACACAGTTCAATGGATACTTCGGTTGTGGCTTCTGTTTACATCCTGGTACTCTAGCAGAGAAACAGGTGAAATACACTGACTGCCACAGAATATCCTgacagagaggggaagaaaaTGCTGGGAGATATGGAGCAAGCGGTAGCTCAAAACAGAAGTGTCAGAGGAGTGAAAGGTCCATCACCACTCATAAACATGCCTTATTTTGATATAGTGTGGGGCTTTGTTCCAGACTATATGCATGCTGTCTTACTTGGTGTTATTAGACAGCTCACAGAGCTTCTTTTGAACAGTAGTGAGCAACCCTACTACATTGGGAGTCCCAACACTATGAGGGTGCTAGAAAACAGGATGAGGGACATAAAGCCACCACACCTGATAACACGACTACCCCGACCCCTTGCAGAATTCAAGTACTGGAAAGCCTCAGAGTGGCAAGCATGGCTCCTGTTTTATAGCTTGCCAGTTCTGAATGGTGTACTTCAGCCACGCTACGTGAAGTACCTTGGCCTTCTGGTGTCGGCAATATTTCTACTTTTGAAAGAGAACATTACCTTCCAAGACATCAACAAAGCAGATGAGATGCTTTTCGATTTTGTGGCAAGGTTTCAGTTGCTGTATGGGGAGGCATCTATGACATTTAATGTACACCTGCTAACTCACCTTGCAAAATCTGGGCAGGGTGACAGAGACTACCGATGATGAAAAAGGGGCCTTCATTTCTGCACAGAAACCTGCACCAGATGAAATGGTAGTGCACAGAAGAATGGTGCATAAAGGACTGGTTTATACCAGCAAAAGCTATAGCCTCAGTAAGAGACGCAGAGACTGTTTTGCAAAGCTGAGGGATGGTGTTTATGGAGAAAATCAGAATATCATTTCCTTTCCTTCAGAAAAGGGTCCAGAAATTGCTGTCCTTTTCAAAAAGCTTTATACACAAACCTCCTTTCCTTTAACACAAGGTTACGGGTTTGTGTCACATATCAGACTTGTAAGTGAAAGGGTTTCTTCACCAGTGTGTCTGATTTCAGTAGACAGGTTAGAGCAGAAATGCATGGTTTTAAAAACAGGTGATCAGATGTACATTTGTGACTTTCCAAATGCACATGAGAGACTAGTCTTTCATAGAGGTCATTCTGTAGCTTAGTAATNNNNNNNNNNNNNNNNNNNNNNNNNNNNNNNNNNNNNNNNNNNNNNNNNNNNNNNNNNNNNNNNNNNNNNNNNNNNNNNNNNNNNNNNNNNNNNNNNNNNCTGTGATCTCTTTTAAGTCACTTTTAAAAACGCACTTGTTTTCTTTGGCCTATAATTAAggttgtttatgtatgtgtatctttgtatatacatat
Proteins encoded:
- the LOC123985378 gene encoding uncharacterized protein LOC123985378, with the protein product MSTSGHLKLTHQSDPDHTADQALPHAEYSREEDGASGSDSHTADVETMSPSGHLDLQLDPDDTTDQALPYSREEDGASGSDSHTADVETMSPSGHLDLQLDPDDTMILPFAVNGRENESEVRPGSSCTNHEPMSSSDHLLLTSELQSSEMAQQFDCDSSSESSVSGVDSEIPDLPEDDPFRGFDTDMDLVLMSAGTTTEAEALLMVMSHAARHNITGTQLDDLLKLINTLFGKEVIPRSKYLFNKVFKNNSDIVEFHFHCKTYSKARPAMQNTTQFNGYFGCGFCLHPGTLAEKQVKYTDCHRIS